The genomic region GCGATCTCCATCTCGATGCGCTGGAGGTCGTGCTGCTCGGCGAGGAAGTGGCGGATGTCCTCCTTGGTGTAGACGGACTGGTCGTTCCGGTCCATGACGCCGCCGATGATGTCTATCATGTCCTCGATGAAGTTCCACGGGTACACCATCCACGCCCACTCCTCGAGGCGCTCGCCGATGTAGTCCGGCTCGAACTCGCTGGTCTGGAGCAACTGGAGGGTCGCGGTGCGGACCTCGCCCGCGTTGCGCTCCTCGACGTACTCCTCGGCGCGCTTGATGGAGCCGCCGGTGTCGGCGATGTCGTCGATGATGAGGACGTCCTTGTCCTCGACGCTCCCTTCCGGCATCGGGTAGCGAACCTGGGGTTCGTCGGCCTTCTGGGCGGTGCCGACGTAGTGTTCCATCTTCAGGCTGGTGAGGTCGTTGAGTCCGAGGAAGTCACAGATGCAGCGCCCGGCGAACCAGCCGCCGCGGGCCAGCGCGACGATGACGTCGGGCTCGAACTCGTCCTGCTTGACGTCGTTGCTGACGTCTCGACACAGGCCGTAGATGTACTCCCAGTTGGTGATGGTGCAGTTGAAATCGTCCGGGAGGTCGCTCATACCCGCCACTCCGGAACGTCGCTACTTAACGGTTTACAGGTCCGATTCGGGCGTTCTCACTCGATGCGCGTGAACATGCCACGTGACGCTGGGGCGGTCGGCTCGAACCCCCAGTGCTCGTAGAACCCCTCGACGTCTGCCAGCAGATTGACGTACGCCGTCGGGGGTGCGTGCTGGCCGAG from Haloarchaeobius sp. HME9146 harbors:
- a CDS encoding phosphoribosyltransferase; this translates as MSDLPDDFNCTITNWEYIYGLCRDVSNDVKQDEFEPDVIVALARGGWFAGRCICDFLGLNDLTSLKMEHYVGTAQKADEPQVRYPMPEGSVEDKDVLIIDDIADTGGSIKRAEEYVEERNAGEVRTATLQLLQTSEFEPDYIGERLEEWAWMVYPWNFIEDMIDIIGGVMDRNDQSVYTKEDIRHFLAEQHDLQRIEMEIAQPNRLDEVMAEMTRRDVVDATDGGWELND